The DNA window TTTGTATAGATTGGTTTATATCTAGTTTATCAGTTATCGGAATAACTTGAGTAATCCCGATAAACTGCGTTTGCATCGCTTCTAAATCTCTTTTATCATAATCTGAATTTGTATGAATATCAGCTATTCCAAGAGATAAAGAAGGGTTTTGATATTTTGTAGCAAGTGAAATATTTTCATTTGCTATTTTGATTGATTTTTCTATACTTTTTAATTCACTATTTTTTGATATAGCACTATTTACAAGACTATTGATGCTATTTGCACTTAAGTTTATGATAAAAAGGCCGATTATAAATAGTGCTTTTTTCATTATAGATTTACACTACCTCTAATTTTATGGATTTTACCATCTGAAGTTTTAACTTTTAGTTGATATTGCCAAGTTCCTCCCATAGAGAAATTTACATCTAGTTTATATTTGTCACCAACTAATTTTGCTTTGTCTTCAAATTCCATATATGGCATACCAGGCATTTCTGGCATAAAGAATTTAATTTTTGCTTTTGCATCAGTTACAACTTTATCATCTTTTGTTACTTTTACATAAAGAACATTACTTCCCATTGCTAAAGATTTTTCTGATGTAAGTTTTACATCATAACCATTTTTACTAACTGACTGTGAAATTGGGTCTGCATTTGCTATACCAAGTGCTAAGATTAAGATTGAAAAAAGTTTAAATAAACTTTTCATAAGAACTCCTTGTTGTTATTTTAAGGAATTCTTACATATTTAGTGTGGATTTTTTGTGTAATTTAGATTTAAAGTGAAAGTTGTTCCAATATTTTGTGTTGATTCAACATCAATTTTTATATTATATTGTTTGCAAATAGAATAAACGATATTTAAACCTATTCCAAAACCACCTTGAACATCATTTGCCCGATAAAATCTTTTGAAGATGTCTTTTAGATGAGTTTTTTCAATTCCTATACCACTATCTTTTATAATTAGTTGATTATTTTTTAAAATTACATCAACTGTGCCATTAATCTTATTGTATTTTATGGCATTTGAAATTAGATTATTACTTAGTCTAATGAAGCTTTCTTTTTCTATTACAAATGATGTTGGTTCTATTGATGTTGTAATAGTAACTCTTTTTTTTGATGCAAGTGCTTTAAAATATTCAATTTGTTCATTTAAAATCTCATCAATTTTTAACTCTTGTGGCATATCTCGTTTCTTGTCTTGTAAAAATAGAAATATCAAATCTTTGTATATTTCTGAGATTCTTTTTGCACTTAAATTTATTCGTTGAAGATTTTTTTCATTTAAAGATGAGCCTTTACTTGTACACATTAAAATAGCAGTAATTGGTGTATTTAACTCATGAGTTGTATCTTTTATAAAATTATTTAGTTTAATTCTTTCGTTTGTTATTGGTTTTATAAACATTTTTGCAAGATAAAAACCTATTAAGAAAATAAATAAAAATACAAGAAAAAAAGATATTAGGATTTTACTTTTTAGTTTTGATATTTTTTCATGTAACATTGTCTCTTTTATAACAACATAATTAACACCAAGATGACCCAATGCAGAATCATCAATAACAACATAACTATTATCTACTTTTTGAATATTTTTTCTAAAGTCTATTTTCTTTTCGATATTATTTATATCACCAACTAATTTTTTATGATTTACATCATATAATGCAAAGTCAAAATCAATATTTTTTTTAATCTTTTCTGGACTAATATCTTGATTTGTCATGTGTGCATATATAATAGTTGAAGATATTTTTGATGCGACATTTTTCATATTTGAAGTTATCAAATCATAATAAAGATTAGACTCCATTCTAAAAAAAAGCCATGCAATTATTACTAATAATATAAATGATGAGCCAAGATATAGACTCAAAAACCTAACTAAGGCACTTTTTTCACTTCTTGTTAAAGATATAACCAACTCCTTTTTTTGTCTGAATAAAATCTTCACTTAAAATTTTCCTCAAGTTTTTTATATATGTTCTAATTGTAGAAGAGGTTGGAGTATCTTCATATCCCCAAACATTTGATGTAAGTTCTTCATGTGTAACGATTTTATTAGCATTATTTACTAAATATATTAGAATTTTTGCTTCTTTTTGTGGTAAGTTATGAATTATTCCATCATTATTTAACATATAATCTTTTGTATTTAAAATTATGTTTTTATCAATTTCAATAATATTTGCTTCTATGTTAAATGTCTTTTTAATATTTTCTATTCTTAGACCTAACTCTTCAAGTTCGAAAGGTTTTTTAATATAATCATTACATCCAATATCAAAACCTTTTTTTAAATCATCTATTTGATTTAAAGAAGTGATAAAAATTGAAGGTGTTGTAATTCCTTCTTGTCTTAATCTTTCTAAAATTTCAAAACCATTTATATTTGGTACATTTACATCCAATAAAACCAAATCATATATTGTTGAAAATAGTTGAGTTAAAGCATCTTCTCCATCATAAGTAGAGGTAACTTCAAAGTTTTTTGATTCTAAATATTCAGTAATAATCTCATTTAAAATAAGGTCATCTTCTAATAAAAGTATTTTCATAATTGTTCCTAAAATTTAAGTATAACATAATATAAAAAAATATTTCTACACAAACAGTACACACAAGAACAATAAAATAAATTAATTAAAAAAAGGAGTGAAAATGAGGAGTTTAGTTAAATTAATTGGAGTTGTTGCTCTATTTATGAGTGTGCTAAATGCAGCAGAATTTAATGTGGATAAAAGTCATACAAATGTAGGTTTCTCAGTAAAACATATGATGATATCAAATGTAAAAGGTAAGTTCCAAACTTATGATGCAAATATTGATTTTGATGTAAAATCAAAAAAATTCAATGCTTTAAGTGCTACTATTAAAACTAATTCAGTTGATACTGCAAATGAAAAAAGAGATAATCACTTAAGAAGTGCAGATTTTTTCTACTCTAGTGAATACCCTGAAATGAAATTTGTTATGAAATCTTTTAAATTAAAAGAGGATGATGAAGGAATAATGATTGGTGATTTAACAATTAGAGGTGTTACAAAAGAGGTTAAATTAGAAGCTGAAATAAATGGTGTTATAAAAGATATGAGAGGTGCTACAAGAGTTGGTTTTACACTTGAAGGTGAAATCAATAGAAAAGACTTTGGGCTTACATGGAATAAAGCTTTAGAGTTAGGTGGTGTTGTAGTTGGTGAAGAAGTAGAAATAGAAATAGAAGTTGAAGCAATAGCAAAATAAGTTAAAGAAAAGAGATTCTCTTTTCTTTAAATATCTGGAATATTTAATTTTTTTAATTCATTTCTTGTATATAAAAATGCAAATATAGCTGCTGAGTATATCATCACCATTACACCAATCCAAAAATATTTAAAATCCAATGCAAAGTAAATAACAATAGTATAACCTACCATATATTTTGCAACAATTTGTCTATATAAACCTATCCAAAATATCATCTTTGGTTTTTTTATTGCTTGAAGTGTTGATACACAAATAAATAGTGTAACAAAAGCATAAAAAGTCCAAACTTCAACAGCTAAATAACCAGTAGCATAAGATATAACTTCTGCATCATTATCAAATTGTGAAACTATAAGCTCTCCAAAAACATATAAAAATATTACACCAAAAGTACAGATTATAAACCCATATTTTAAAGCTTTATAAATAGTTTGGGATACTCTATCATACTTCTTTGCACCAAAGTTATTTGAAACAAGTGCTAAAACAGCAGTACTTAATCCAAGAGCAGGTAGAAGCATAATTTGTTCAACTCTAAAACCAATTCCATATCCAGCAACTGCTTTATATCCATAAGTAGAAACAAAATAAGTTAATAATATAGAACCAACACCCATAGTCACCATATTTAAACTTGAAGGAAGCCCATGTACTACAAAATCTTTATATATCTTTTTTTGTGGTAAAAAATATTCAGGTTTTAGAAAATTAACCATATTTGTTTTAAGAACTTTTCTAAATAAAATAAGCATATTTATAACTTGAATTAGAACAGTTGCAAGTGCGATTCCTGATATTCCCATAGCTGGAATAAATAAAAATCCATGAATAAATAAAGGGTTTAAAACTAAATTTGCAAAAAATCCAAAAATTAGAGTATTTCTATATGTTTTTGTATCTCCTGTTGCTACTAAAATTGCATTTAGTGAGAAATTTAGCATAAAAAAAGGAATTCCTCCTAATAGCACATAAATATATTCTAAACATATTTGAAGATATTGCTCTTTTGCTCCTAAAAAGATAAATATCTCTTTAGAACACAAAAATCCTACCACCATAAGAAGTAAGCCAACAATAGGAATAAATAAGATTCCTTTATGTGCATAAATAGATGCTAATAGATTTTTCTTTTTACCTAAAGCGTTTCCAATAAGTGCAGTAATTGCAGATGAAAATCCATATCCAAGTCCTATTATCATAAAAAATATCATAAAACTTAAAGATAGTGCTGCAACTGCTTTTGTAGAGATAACTCCTGCATAAAATGTATCTACAACATTATACATAGTATTAAAAAACATACCTGTACTTGCTGGAATAGTTAATTGTTTTATTAAAGTAGGTATATCATCTTTTGTTAAATTTTGAGATTTGTTCATTTTTTTCTTTTTGATTAAATTTGAAGGTATAGTAAGTATAAATAGCTTAAAAAACTATTTAAAAATTTTTTTGAATTTTATATAAAATAGAAGCTTATGCTTCTATTCTAATCATTGCAGGTTTTTGAGTAACTACTTTAGTTTTTTCAAATTCAGCAATTGCTTTTAAGATATCTTTTTCTACTGAAGTGTGTGTTGCTAATAAAAGATTAGCTTTTTGATTTCCAATAGGTTTTTGAAGCATTTTCTCTATTGAAATACCACAATTTCCTAATATAGTAGAAATTTTTGCTAAAACGCCTGTTTTATCTGCAACTTCAAGTCTTAGATAATATTTTGTTCTTATTTCATCTTTTGGAAGAAGTGATAGTTTTTCACCATAATCTTCTTCAAATCCAAGCATTGGAGAACCTTTTCCTCTTCTTGCAATATCTACAATATTTGCAATTACAGCTGAAGCTGTTGCATCACCACCAGCACCTGGCCCATAATACATAGTCTCTCCAACTTTATCTCCAATAACAGAAATACCGTTCATTACTCCATCAACTTTTGCAATCATCTCTTCTTTTGGTACAAAAGCAGGGTGAACTCTAAGTTCAATAAAATTACCATCTCTTTTTGCAATTCCTAAAAGTTTAATTGAGTAGTTAAACTCTTTTGCAAATTCAATATCGTAGCTAGTGATATTTTGAATACCTTCAATCAAAATATCTTCAGGTTTCGCATCAATTCCATATGCAATAGAACCAAGAATTAAAAGCTTATGTGCAGCATCAAAACCACCAACATCAAATGTTGGGTCTGCTTCTGCATATCCTAAGTCTTGTGCTTCTTTTAAAATGTCTTCGTATTTAACGCCTTCATTTATCATTTTTGTTAGCATATAGTTACAAGTACCATTCATAATACCTTGAATAGAAGCAATGTTATTTGCTGTTAATCCTTCTCTTAAAGCATTAATAATAGGAATTCCTCCTGCTACTGCTGCTTCATATTCAAAAGGAATATCCTGTGCAAACTCTTCTAATTCATATCTATGATATGCTAAAAGTGCTTTATTAGCAGTAACCACTGCTTTTTTATTTGCTAAGGCCTTTTTTACTATTTCATAAGGTTTTTCAACCCCACCCATTAATTCTACGATAATATCTATTGAATCATCTTCTAATACTTTATTTACATCATCAGTTAATTCAATAGATACGTTTCTTTTTTTAGTTAAATCATTAACAACCCCAATTGTTGGTACTAGTTCAACTCCAGCTCTAGCTGTAATAATCTCTTTATTATTCTTTAAAATATTAGCTACGCTTGAACCTACAGTTCCTACACCAATAATTGCTATTTTTAACATTGTTTGTCCTAATTATAAAGTTTTTAAATATTTTTTAATATTTTTTGCTGCTTGTCTGATTCTTTTTTCATTTTCAATTAAGGCAATTCTTACATATTGGTCACCATATTTACCAAAACCAATACCTGGACTTACCGCAACTTTTGCTTGGGTTAATAACTGTTTAGAAAATTCCATACTTCCTAAATGTTGTGCTTTTTCAGGAATTTTAGCCCAAATAAACATAGATGCATTTGGAGTATTCATCTCCCAACCAGCATCTTTAAATGCCTCAATCATAATATCTCTTCTATGGTGATATTTATCAATATGTTCTTGAACACACTCTTGTGGACCATCAAGTGCAATTGTTGCTGCAACTTGAATTGGAGTAAACATTCCATAATCAAGCCATGATTTAATTCTTTTTAATGCCCCAACTAATTTTTCATTTCCAACTATGAAACCAACTCTCCATCCTGCCATATTGTATGATTTTGATAGAGTAAAGCTTTCAACTGCAACATCAATTGCACCTTTTGCTTGGAAAATTGAAGGTGTTTTATATCCATCAAAAGTAAGATCTGCATATGCAATATCAGAGATAATATAAAATCTCTCTTTTTTTGCCATATCTACTAATCTTTGATAAAATTCTGGTCTTACTGTTGCACAAGTTGGGTTATGAGGAAAGTTTACAACTACATATTTTACTTTTGGAATTGATTCATCAACTGTTTTTTGTAATCTTTCAAAGAATAACTCTTCATCTACTTTATACTCTTCATCAAATGATAGTTCAAATTTATGAATTGCAGCACCTGCAAGCATAAATGCATATGAGTGTATAGGATAAGTTGGGTCTGGAACAACTGCAACATCACCAACATTTACAATAGCTTGAACTAAGTGAACATAACCTTCTTTACTTCCCATAGTTGCACAAGCATGTTTATTTGGGTCTAGTCCTTCAACTCCAAATTTTCTTTTATACCAATTACAAATAGCAAGTCTTAGTTTATAAATACCAGCACTTGCACTATATCCATGGTTTTTAGGTTTATCTGCTGTCTCTTTTAATTTATCAATAATATGTTGAGGCGCTGGACCATCTGGGTTACCCATAGAAAAATCTATTATATCTTCACCTCTTCTTCTAGCTTCCATTTTTATGTTATTTACTTCTGCAAATACATAGTTTGGAAGTCTTTTCATTCGTTCAAATTCAATTTCAGGAAACACTTTATTACTCCTTCGTAATTATCGTCAACCCACGTCTTATATTTATTAATGTGTATAGGTCGTCTATTTTTATATATTTTGTATTAACTGGCACATCAAGACTTAACTTGTTATGCAACTTGTCTTGTTTTACAATATCAAGAATATTTAAATCCTTATCATAAAAAACTACTTTAGGAAACCAGCTATTTAATACTTTTGAAAGAATTATTAATTTACTGATATTTTCATTTAACTTAATCAAATAAGGTTTAAGTGGTTTTGTCAAATACTTTTTCTCATTTGCTGTCATTAAAATAGAATTATTCAGTTTTGAAAATGTCGTATCAATACTGTACTCCCATCTATCTTCTCCCTCTCTATTTATATTAGCAACTCTACAATTTTGCTTATATAGTTCATTTGCTAAAATGAGAGGGTCGATGGCGGCTTCAGTTTTGAGTTTAATTTCCCAGTTTAGATTTTGAGTGTCATATTTAAGTGTTTGTGTGAAGTAGTAGTAAAAACCTAAAGATTTTAAAGTATCTTTTAATATCTTTAGAGATTTTGTTGGTGCGCTATTTGTGTTGAACTTGATATAAATATCTTTTGGCTTATCAAGCTTTAGCTTCAAAAGGCCATTTTCTTGAAGTTTTTTTATCACTTTTATATAATCAATACTATTTCCAATAAAATAGTCATTTTCATTTTTGAATATATAATTTATAAGGTTTTTATGCTTTAGATACTCAAATTTACCTATAAGATTTTCTATCTTATCATCTAAAGTATTAGCATAAAGAGTTAGTGTAAATAAACTTAAGAGAAATATTTTTTTTATCATAGTCAACTTCTATTTTATTTTTTTAAATTGTATATTAGTATTCCTGCTGCAACTGAAACATTTAATGAATCAAATTCATGTTGCATTCCAATTGATACTTTCAAGTCAAGTTTTTTTATCACTTTTTTTGAAAGACCTTCTCCTTCACTTCCTAGGAAAAGAGCAACTTTATCAGTACTATCAATTTTACCATATTTTTTCAAATCAGTTCCATCCATAGTTGCACCAATTAGTGCAAAATCTGATTGTTTTAGCTCATTTGCTAAATCAACGCTATTTGGATATAAACCAAAAGGTAAATCAAGCATCGCTCCCGCACTTGTTCTTATTAAGCCTGAGTTATTTAAAGACTTAACATTTGAAGCAATAATTGCATCAACTCCCAAAGAGTAAGCAGATCTAGCAATTGCTCCAATATTACCAACATCAGTTAGTCCATCAAGAACCAAGATAAAATTCATATCTTTAATATCTTTTACTGGAGTATATTCAAACTCTTTTAATTTTAGAAAAAAACCTTGATGATTACCGCCTTGAGCTAGTCCTTGAGCTTTTTTATTATCAAGTTTGATGATTTTTTTTCCAAGTTTTAAGAATTTTGAAAATAATTTTTGATCTATTTCTTTAGAAAAAAGTACCTCTTCAATTAAGTGAGGATGTTTTTCAAGTACATAAAGTACAATTTGTTTTCCGTAAATTATCATAGGCAAGATTTTAGCTAAAAGTAGTTAATAAACCTCTTTAGAAAGCTATTGATTAATTCATCTATTTGTTATATAATGAATTGACATTATTTAAAAGGCAAAAAATTGGAAAATGAAGCGCAGAACTACATCAAAGTAATTAATACAAATGAAGCGAGTTTAAATGATGAAATAATTGATAATTTAAACTTTGAATCTACACCTGCAAAGTTGGTTTTAGGGTTTGTTTCTCCTCATATTGATTTTAAATCAATTGCAGCTAAATTAAAATCAAAACTAGATGCATCAACAAAAGTTGTGCTAACAACAACAGCAGGAGAGTTATGTACATTTAATCTTAATAAAAAAAGAGATAAGTTATATAATGACGCCACATCTACATGGGATACAATAGTATTACAAAGTTTTAGTTCTGAAGTGATTGATGATATTTCAGTTAATACAGTTGAACTATTTAGTCAAAATATTACAGAGCAGACAATTTCACACCATGAAAGAATTTCAAAGATAACAAATGAGATAAAAAATATCAATATTCCATTTAAAATAAATCATGAAAATACATTTGCATTGACATTTATAGATGGACTTTCAAATAGTGAAAGTTTCTTTACAGAATCAGTTTACAAAAGTGGCAAATTACCTTGTCTTTTAATAGGTGGTTCAGCTGGAGGAAAACTTGATTTTCAAAATACTTATATTTTTGATAATGAAAATGTGGTAAGACATAAAGCTGTAATAATTTTAGTAAAATTAAAACCTCAAATAAAATTTGGTGTATTCAAATCACAAAGTTGTGAAGATGCAAAGATGTCATTTTTAGTTGCTCAATCAAACCTTTTAAATAGAACTGTAACTAGTGTATTAAGTACAAAAACAAATGAAATAGTAAATATTGTAGATGCCTTGTGCCAAAGATTTTCTTGCCAAAAAGAGCAATTGCCTGAACTTTTAAAAGAGTATACTTTTGCTATTAAAGTAGATGGTGAGAACTATATTCGGTCAGTTGCAAATGTAGATATTGAAAATAATAAAATATCATTTTTTTGTGATGTAGCTTTCGGTGATGTACTTCATCTTGTAAAAACAAAAGAGTTTACTCAAATAACAGAAAATGATTATAGAAAGTTTGCTTCAACTAAAAAACATCAGCCAATTGCAGCTATATTTAATGATTGTATTTTAAGAAGATTATTAAACCAAGACAAACTTGATTCATTAAGAACTTTTAATGATATTCCAGTTGCTGGATGCTCAACTTTTGGTGAGTTATTAGGATTAAATATCAATCAAACTTTGACAGCACTGTTCTTTTATAAAGTTGAAGAAAACGAAGAGTTTTATGATGACTATCAAAATAATTTTGTTGATAGATATGCTTCTTATAAAGTTTATTATAAACAAAGAGAAATACATCAATATCAACTACTTTCAAGAGTAAGAACAACACTATTAAATAATCTTAAAGATGCTTTCCCTTTGATTTTAGATATGGTAAATATTATAAACTCAGTTTATAAAAATACAAAAGAGGGAAATGAAATAATTCAAAATGTAATCACAAAATTTGAGTCATTTTCAAAAGATATTATGAATAATGTTGAAGCAAATGACAAACTTGTAGAGGATATGAAAGCATTAACTAAAAATGCAGATGATATTAAAAAAGTAATGTCTTCAATTTCTGAAATTGCTATTCAAACAAATCTTTTAGCATTAAATGCTGCGATTGAAGCATCAAGAGCAGGGCAATATGGTAATGGATTTAAAGTTGTTGCAGATGAAGTAAAAAAACTTGCTAAAAAAACACAAACAAGTTTAGTTCAAAGTAATAAATCAGTTGATGTTGCAAATGTAGGAATAAGTGAAATCTCAAAAACAATTGATGTTACAAGTGAAAAACTACAAGTTGTATCTTCTGATGTAACTCATATAAATGAATCTTTTTCTACTATTCATAACAACTCAAATGAAACAAATGCTTTAATTGCAGAAAAAATGAATCAATTTGAAAGATTAGTTGATAGTATAAATACAATTGACCAAATACAAAAAAATCTAGAAAAATTAGAAGAGAATGTATAATAAACCTATTATTATACATTATCCAAAAGAGAATATTATCTTAATATATTCTCTTTTGCTACTTCTATTAATTCATCACCTTTACCATTTATAATAGCTCTTATCATATATATTCCAAATCCTCTTGCACTATCAAAGTTGATTTTTGGAGGCATTGTTAACTCTTGTTTTGCTGTTGTCACATCTAATAAGGCTGCGCCGTCATATTGTAAAAACTCTTTTATCGTATTTTCTAATTCTTCTGGTTTTTCAACTCTAAAACTTTTTACTCCAGCTGCTTTTGCAATGGCTGAAAAATCAGGATTTTCTAACTCTGTGTTATCATATAAGTAGCCACCAGCTTTCATTTCAATGGCAACAAATCCCAAAGAACTATTATCATAAATAACAATTTTTGCTTTTATTTTATGCTGAACAAGTGTTAAAAAATCTCCCATTAGCATAGCAAAACCTCCATCCCCACATAAAGCAATAACTTCTCTATTAGGAGAACTTACTTTTGCGCCAATTGCTTGTGGAAGAGCACTTGCCATTGAACCATGGTTAAAAGAGCCTATAAGTTTTCTTTTTCCATTCATATTTATATATCTTGCGGCCCAAACCGTAGGAGTACCCACATCACAAGTAAATATTGCATCTTCACTTGCATGTTTATTTATAAGTTTTGTTAAGTATTGAGGATGAATTAATCCACTTTTACTATTTCCACTTGCTAATTTATCAAAATTTTCAACTGTCTTTCTATAATGTTTTAATGCACTTTTTAAAAATGAATTATTTTCTTTTCTGTGAATTCTTGGTATTAACATTTCCAAACTTGATTTTATATCTCCAACCATTCCTAAATCAAGTTGGGTATGTCGTCCTAGGGATTCTGGGTTTAAATCGATTTGAACTATTTTTGCATTTTCAGGATAGAAAGCTTTATATGGAAACCTAGAACCTAAAACAAGTACTACATCAGAATTTTCCATAGCATAATATCCTGATTCATACCCTATAAGTCCTGTCATTCCAACACTATTTGGATTATTACCTTCTATATATTCTTTTCCTCCAAGAGCATGAACAATAGGTGCATTTAAAAGTTGAGCTAATTTAACTACTTCGTCATGGGAATCAATACATCCTGCTCCACACATAAAAGTTACTTTTTCATTTTCATTTAAAATTTTTGCAAGCTCGATTATATCTCTTTCATCTGGCAATACTTTTGGTAAACGAGGTTCATTCCATAATAATTTTGAATTATCTGGCATTGGTGAGAGCATTGTATCACCTGGAATAACAATTACACTTACACCATTTTTTAAAATAGCTTGTCTAATTGCAGTTTCCAAAATATTTGGCATTTGTTCAGGGTTTGTAATTAATTCACAAAAAACACTACACTCTTTAAATAACTCTTCTGGATGTGTTTCTTGAAAATAACCACTTCCTATTTCACTTGAAGGAATGTGAGATGCGATTGCTAGAACTGGGACACCTTTTCTTTGGCAATCATAAAGACCATTTATAAGATGTAGATTTCCAGGACCAGAAGAACCTGCACAAACTGCAATCTTACCACTAACTTTTGCATCAGCACCTGCTGCAA is part of the Arcobacter sp. CECT 8986 genome and encodes:
- the poxB gene encoding ubiquinone-dependent pyruvate dehydrogenase, whose translation is MNDSIAMYFAKLLKEVGIKRIWGITGDSLNGLSDSLKKLGEIEWIGTRHEETAAFAAGADAKVSGKIAVCAGSSGPGNLHLINGLYDCQRKGVPVLAIASHIPSSEIGSGYFQETHPEELFKECSVFCELITNPEQMPNILETAIRQAILKNGVSVIVIPGDTMLSPMPDNSKLLWNEPRLPKVLPDERDIIELAKILNENEKVTFMCGAGCIDSHDEVVKLAQLLNAPIVHALGGKEYIEGNNPNSVGMTGLIGYESGYYAMENSDVVLVLGSRFPYKAFYPENAKIVQIDLNPESLGRHTQLDLGMVGDIKSSLEMLIPRIHRKENNSFLKSALKHYRKTVENFDKLASGNSKSGLIHPQYLTKLINKHASEDAIFTCDVGTPTVWAARYINMNGKRKLIGSFNHGSMASALPQAIGAKVSSPNREVIALCGDGGFAMLMGDFLTLVQHKIKAKIVIYDNSSLGFVAIEMKAGGYLYDNTELENPDFSAIAKAAGVKSFRVEKPEELENTIKEFLQYDGAALLDVTTAKQELTMPPKINFDSARGFGIYMIRAIINGKGDELIEVAKENILR